ACTGCGCGCACTAGATCGCGATGCGCGCTTTCTCGAAGGCGGTCTGCGGCAATGGATGGAATCCGGTGCGCCGCGCGTAAAGAAGCGCCCCGACCTTGGCGTCACGGGTGAATCCATCAGCCGCTGGGTCACCCGCGCACGGCCGAAGATCGACCGTGTTGCCTGTCCCTGGCTCATCCGCCGTTTCATCGATCGGCGCGCCGAGTTTTTCTATGTACCGACGAACGAGGTGTTCGCATTTGCGAAGGCCAACAATGCCATCGCCTATGACATACCCGGCGCGCCGATTGAGCACGCGGGGCCGCTGTGCTCGTTCGATAACCTCCTGCGCGCGTTCGAACTCACCAGCCCGGCACTGGAACGCGTGGCTGCCATCGTTCGCGGTGCCGACACCGATGCGCTGCACCTCGCACCGCAGAGCGCCGGACTGCTTGCCGTCTCGCTCGGTTTCTCGAAAAATTTCAGCGATGACCACGCGATGCTGGCGGCCATGATGCCCGTATACGACGCACTGTACCGCTGGGTGCTCGACGCGGTTGACGCCACTGACGAAAAACACAACTGGACCCCGGCATGAGCAACGTCACACAAGAGAAAAAACCACCCGCGATGCCGGGCTTCGGCGAAGCCTTGCGCTTCTGGCTCAAGCTCGGCTTCATCTCGTTCGGCGGCCCGGCGGGGCAGATTGCGATCATGCGGCAGGAGCTGGTCGAGCGTCATCGCTGGATCAGCGAGCGACGCTTCCTGCATGCGCTCAACTACTGCATGTTGCTGCCCGGCCCCGAGGCGCAGCAGCTCGCCACTTACATCGGCTGGCTGATGCATCGCACCTGGGGCGGCGTGGTTGCCGGCGGGCTCTTCGTGCTGCCCGGCGCGCTGATCATGATGGCGCTGGCTTGGGGCTATCTCACCTTCGGCCAGACGAGTTTCATGCAAGCGGTGCTCTGGGGCATCAAGCCAGCGGTCGTCGCGCTGGTGTTGTTCGCGGTGTATCGCATCGCGAGCAAGTCGCTCAACCATGCCGTGTGGTGGGTGCTGGCCGTTGCCGCGTTTGTTGCGGTGAGCTTTCTGAAGATCGGTTTTCCGTGGGTCGTTGCCGTGGCCGCAATCGTCGGCTGGATCACAGGTGAACTGCGCCCGAAGTGGATCAGTGGCGGACACGGCGACAGCAAGACAAAAAAGCACCCGCCTGCCGTGATCGACGACGACACACCGTCACCAGAACACGCGCGATTCTCATGGCGGCATTCGCTCGTGCTGATCGCGGTGTTCATCGCTCTTGGCGTGGCGGTTTATGCGGTGTTACCCGGCAAAGCGCTCGCCGACATGGCCGAATTTTTCACGTCCGCCGCATTGATCACCTTCGGCGGTGCGTACGCCGTGCTGCCTTACGTTACACAAGCGGCAGTCGAAAAGTATCAGTGGCTCACCACGGCACAGATGATGGATGGGCTCGCGCTCGGCGAAACCACACCGGGGCCGCTGATTTTGATCCTGACCTTTGTCGGCTATCTCGGTGGCGTGAAGAACGCGGTCGCCAGCTCGCCGCTGGCGAGTGGTCTGCTCGCGGGCACCGTGGTCACCTTCTTCACCTTCCTGCCGAGCTTCATGATGATCTTCGCAGGCGCACCATTCATCGAAAGCACGCGTAGCTCGCTCAAGCTGCAGGCACCACTCACTGGCATCACGGCCGCTGTCGTCGGCGTGATCGGTTCACTCGCCGTGTTCTTCGCGCAGCACACGTTCTGGCCGCAGGGCTTTCAGGGATGGGGCGGCAACGTCGACTGGTTCGCTGCGCTGATCGCGATTGCCGCACTGGTGGGGTTCGTCAAATTCAAGCGCGGCGCGATGGAAACGATTGCGGTGTGTGCGGCGATTGGTCTGCTGGCGTCCGCCTTGAAATAGGACTGGCCTCTGTGGTCAGGCGGCGGGCCATTGCACCCAACCCAAGGCGCCCGCTGCGAGGATAAGCGCGCCGAACGCGAGGCGATACCACGCAAACACGCGCAGCGAATGTGTCGCGACAAAGCGGATCAGCCAGCGGATCACGACCAGCGCGACGATGAACGAGACGACCATGCCGACTGCGAACACCGGGATGTCGGCGGACGAAAGCAGCGCGCGCTCCTTCCACAGCGAGTAGACGCTGGCCGCTGCAAGCGTCGGTACGCCCAGAAAGAACGAAAACTCGGTGGCGACGTTGCGCGACAGGCCGAACAGCATGCCGCCGATCAGCGTCGAACCCGAGCGCGACATGCCCGGGATCAGGCCGAAGCACTGTGCGAAGCCCACCTTGATGGCGTCGAGCGCCGTCATGTCGTCGACGTCGCGAACGCGGGCATTGACTGCGCGGTCGGCCAGCATCGACGGCCGCTCGACCCAGAAGATCACCAGCGCGCCGATGATCGACGCCGCCGCGACGCCGTACGGATTGAACAGCACGGCCTTGATGTATTTGTTGAGCAGCAGGCCCAGCACCGCGACCGGCAGGAAGGCGACGAACAAATTCCACACAAAGCGTTGCGCATTGCTCACGCGGGTGACGCCCTTGATGGCGCCGTTGAAGCGTTCGCGGTAGGCCCAGATCACCGCAAAGATGGCGCCGATCTGGATCGCAATCTCGAACACCTTGCCACGCTCATCGTGCACGCCGAGCAGTGAGCCTGCGACGATCAGATGACCCGTGCTGGAGATCGGAAGAAACTCGGTCGCGCCCTCGACGATACCCATGATCGTCGCGTCAAACAGATTCAATCGTGGCCTCGGTATTCAGGAAGTCAGTTGGACGCGTTCAGTTCGCCGGTGCGCAGAAACTGACGCCTTCGCCATCCCAGCCCTGGGCGACAAATGCGTTGTAGGTGGCAACGGTGGCGGTATAGCGGTGGTTGGGATCATCCGGGAATCGAACGTTACCCCGGAACAGGCGATACACCGGGAGCAGGCCGCTGGCGCAGGAACCACCAACACCGGACACCAGCGGCGTGAATGCGTAGGAATCAACACCCTCGTTTTGCGGCAGCCCCGGTGCTGTGCTCTGCGAAGGATTGAGATTGTTCAGGGCTGCTACATCACTGTCGAGCACTGCATAGAAGTGGCTGCCGCGAGTGTTGCCGCGCGCCACCTGAGCGAAGAAGAAGCGGGTGATGCCCTGGCCACCGGTCGGCATCGAGGTGTACACCGGGAAGCTTTCACCGGTGCGCGACCAGCCACTGGTGGCGTCAAGCGCCGCTTTCTCGCTGTCACGCGAGGTCATGAAGTAGTAGTCGAGCGGTGCGTAGCGATACTCGATCATCACTCGTTTCGAGGGCGTGTTGCCGGATGTGCTGGTCACGCCGTTACCCGCCAGAGTGACCGTTGCCGAGCCACTGCTTGCATTGTGCTTGAAGACGAGGCTGCCAGTGCGCGCACCCGCTGACTTGGGGGTAAAGCGGATCGTCGCACCGCAGCGACCGCCCGGGCCAATCAGTGTTGCCGTGGCGCAGGTGGTGGAGATGAGGGTGAAATCGTCACCCGTCAACGTTGCCCCGGTCACGGTCAGCAAGCTGCTGCCGGTGTTGATGATGGCGACGGTCTGGGTGTTGCTTACGTTGTTGACCTGGGTGTCGGCAAAGTTGAGCGCCGTCGCGCTCAGGGCAACGGTGGTGTCGCTCGGTTGTGGTGGCACTTCACCATACAGGGCGCGACAGCCGGAGATGTCATCGGCTGCCAGTTCGGTCAATCCGGAGTAGGTGGTGGAGGGATCGGGCGCGGTATTGGGCCCGGACATCACGGCACTCTCCACGTTCGAGTGCTTCAAGCCGAGCATGTGCCCCACCTCGTGTACCAGTACGGCGCCGAGATTGGCCGCACTCAGCCCGGTACTCAGCAGCATGTCCGCCTCGTCGAGTGTCGGCAGGGCGGACGAAGTGCTGCTCGCGCTCACCCAGGTTTGCCCGGCAACACCGCTCTCCAGCGCGCTCCAGGCGATGACATTGACGCTATCACGCGTGTTGTTGGTGGCGAGACTGGCGCCGTTGCTGGACGTGCCGTCGTAGACAAAGGTGATGGCACAGACGGCAGACCATTTGTCCATCGCGGCGCGAATCGCGTTGAGCGCCGCGTCGGCCGTGCCTGCTGCCGCTGTCGACCGGTTGCTGTCGTTGTATCGCCAGTGAATGGTTTTGCCGTTCCAGCCATTCCAGCCGTAGGTCAGGTATTTCTGCGTGTCAGCCGACGCTGCTACCACGTGGAAATCCGAGCCGGCCTCGACGGTGCCCACAGCGGACACTGCAGCAGAACAGCAGAGCAGGGCTGCGGCGCAAATTGGTGCCAGCCAGCGGGTCGGGCAAGCAGAAGAACTCGGGAGGAGGCGCATGATCATGGCGTAGTCGACTCAAAAAGGTTCGACCGCCCCCCGGCTTGCCCGTTCGGTCGTCCGACGATTCTAGCGACCGCAGGTCACGATCAACCGAACAGACCGCCCTTGTTGCCGCCCAGTGCGCCTTTCAGCACACTGCCGAGCACGTTCTGCATCATGTCGTTGGAGTGTTGCTCCGGCACCTGACCGCTGGGCGTCATGCCGTCGAGCACGCCGGGCAGCACCTGAGCGAGCAGGCCGCCGAGCTGGTCCTGCCCAACACCCGCTTGCGCCAGCACGTCGCCAATGCTTCCGCCAGCGGGATGCCCGGGTGCTGCGCCGCCAAGCACTTGCCCCAGCAGGCCGCCGAGATCACCGCCACCAGCACCACCTTGTTGCGCCTGGGCGCCGCCCATCATACCGCCGAGCACCTTCATCAGGTCACCGCCGTCTACCGGCAGATTTTGACCGGTGCTTTGCCAGGAATCAGCCTGTTGCCCGAGCCCGCCCTTGCGCAGCATGTCGAGCAGGCCACCGACACCACCGGCCTGCTGGATGAGGCCACCGACCAGATTACCCATCAAATCCTGCTGCCCGCCACCACCACCGCGACTGTTCAGCACGGCACCCAAAACT
This is a stretch of genomic DNA from Casimicrobium huifangae. It encodes these proteins:
- a CDS encoding YidB family protein, giving the protein MIACRHLDDRCRALPTPLVKGTKMGLLDGVLGAVLNSRGGGGGQQDLMGNLVGGLIQQAGGVGGLLDMLRKGGLGQQADSWQSTGQNLPVDGGDLMKVLGGMMGGAQAQQGGAGGGDLGGLLGQVLGGAAPGHPAGGSIGDVLAQAGVGQDQLGGLLAQVLPGVLDGMTPSGQVPEQHSNDMMQNVLGSVLKGALGGNKGGLFG
- a CDS encoding chromate resistance protein ChrB domain-containing protein, whose product is MDTVAPQPSSTSPAVCASLVGTPAAPLFVDVRKSEDFAASDYFIPGSIRWDYHANRPEPAEVKGATRAVAYCVKGMHVGITGADKLRALDRDARFLEGGLRQWMESGAPRVKKRPDLGVTGESISRWVTRARPKIDRVACPWLIRRFIDRRAEFFYVPTNEVFAFAKANNAIAYDIPGAPIEHAGPLCSFDNLLRAFELTSPALERVAAIVRGADTDALHLAPQSAGLLAVSLGFSKNFSDDHAMLAAMMPVYDALYRWVLDAVDATDEKHNWTPA
- the chrA gene encoding chromate efflux transporter, with the translated sequence MSNVTQEKKPPAMPGFGEALRFWLKLGFISFGGPAGQIAIMRQELVERHRWISERRFLHALNYCMLLPGPEAQQLATYIGWLMHRTWGGVVAGGLFVLPGALIMMALAWGYLTFGQTSFMQAVLWGIKPAVVALVLFAVYRIASKSLNHAVWWVLAVAAFVAVSFLKIGFPWVVAVAAIVGWITGELRPKWISGGHGDSKTKKHPPAVIDDDTPSPEHARFSWRHSLVLIAVFIALGVAVYAVLPGKALADMAEFFTSAALITFGGAYAVLPYVTQAAVEKYQWLTTAQMMDGLALGETTPGPLILILTFVGYLGGVKNAVASSPLASGLLAGTVVTFFTFLPSFMMIFAGAPFIESTRSSLKLQAPLTGITAAVVGVIGSLAVFFAQHTFWPQGFQGWGGNVDWFAALIAIAALVGFVKFKRGAMETIAVCAAIGLLASALK
- a CDS encoding undecaprenyl-diphosphate phosphatase, with the protein product MNLFDATIMGIVEGATEFLPISSTGHLIVAGSLLGVHDERGKVFEIAIQIGAIFAVIWAYRERFNGAIKGVTRVSNAQRFVWNLFVAFLPVAVLGLLLNKYIKAVLFNPYGVAAASIIGALVIFWVERPSMLADRAVNARVRDVDDMTALDAIKVGFAQCFGLIPGMSRSGSTLIGGMLFGLSRNVATEFSFFLGVPTLAAASVYSLWKERALLSSADIPVFAVGMVVSFIVALVVIRWLIRFVATHSLRVFAWYRLAFGALILAAGALGWVQWPAA
- a CDS encoding matrixin family metalloprotease, with translation MSAVGTVEAGSDFHVVAASADTQKYLTYGWNGWNGKTIHWRYNDSNRSTAAAGTADAALNAIRAAMDKWSAVCAITFVYDGTSSNGASLATNNTRDSVNVIAWSALESGVAGQTWVSASSTSSALPTLDEADMLLSTGLSAANLGAVLVHEVGHMLGLKHSNVESAVMSGPNTAPDPSTTYSGLTELAADDISGCRALYGEVPPQPSDTTVALSATALNFADTQVNNVSNTQTVAIINTGSSLLTVTGATLTGDDFTLISTTCATATLIGPGGRCGATIRFTPKSAGARTGSLVFKHNASSGSATVTLAGNGVTSTSGNTPSKRVMIEYRYAPLDYYFMTSRDSEKAALDATSGWSRTGESFPVYTSMPTGGQGITRFFFAQVARGNTRGSHFYAVLDSDVAALNNLNPSQSTAPGLPQNEGVDSYAFTPLVSGVGGSCASGLLPVYRLFRGNVRFPDDPNHRYTATVATYNAFVAQGWDGEGVSFCAPAN